The Argentina anserina chromosome 5, drPotAnse1.1, whole genome shotgun sequence genome includes the window GTCACCGATAGGAAGAATACCGTTTTCGAGTTGTGTTTCAGGTTGATGGGTCGTCGACCGGATTGAAGAAATAAATTCAATATGAATCCTCAAACCGATATGATATTCACTATCCTCGATTTTTTCCCACAATCTCACGCATGTTCTCAATGAGTACTGACCTAAATTCTTTGAATTGTATGGTTTTCTATAGAGAGATACTAAcataagaaagaagaagatggtgaAAGAGACGGTACAAAGATGACAAAGAGATTCCACATGTGAAGACTTCTCTTTGGCCTTAATCTAATCTTCACATGGTTTGATTTGATACTATTGGACCAGTATGAAGACAAGAACCCAGTAACCCTCTCTGCCTCAACTTCCCCAAACCCAACCTCTCCACCCATGCCGCCCAAGTTTGACCCCTCCCAGGTCAGAGCCGCTAGTTCTCTCAAGCTACTCCGAAGTAGATTGAAGAAAAATACCGCCAAGCAGACCGTCATGGTGTGAAAAGTCTCAATGTCATTTCGGGGTTCGAGCTTATGGTACGGTGGTTATGGTGTGCCGATGAAAAGAgataaaaaaaggaaaaaaatactTTGATATTTACCTTAGATTAATTTGATATCGTTGTTATCATGtttatttactatttttcgatcatttcaattctttttaatagtgttaatattgatgtcagTGCATTATTTAAGAATATTTTAAATCAACGGCTGAGATCGTATTATAAAAACCGGTTCACTTGCACCTTGGTGCCTGATATAAGTTTCCAGCTTTAAAACTTGGCTTCGTCTGTCGAGCACCGGACCTCCAAGAGCCGAGCAGTTTTTTTAAACGGCGTCTTCTTCCGCCGTTGGCCAACAGTATGTCGCACTCCACCCCTCCTCCCAATCCGACATCGACGAGATTGAAAACCTAATCAACGCCACCGTCCTCCCCGCCAAACCCCCTAGCCCCACCTCACGGTCCTCCATCCCCGTCTCCTCCTCCCCCTTCCTCCAATCCAACCCAACCCTCCATCTGTCCCCTCCCCTCCTCCCCCTTCCTCCAATCCAACCCAACCCTCCTTCTGTCCCCTCCCCTCCCCTCCACCGCCTCCACCACTTTTGGGCTCTTAGAGGTCCGGTGCATTCTAGAATGCTCCTTAAAACTTACAAATCGAAAAGCAAAGCAAGGGTACGTacaagaaggaggaggagatcaTAGCTAGGGAGAAAGAAAGCTGGGTGCGCCGCCCTACCCTCattctgagagagagagagagagagaggatccGGCCAAGTCCTGGTTGCTAGTTGTGTGCTTGTGCGCGTTTAATGGAAGAGTGTTGTTGTTGATGTGGTTTGCCTCGGAAAGGAGCTTCTTCAGAGCAATGCACGTGTAAACCACCAGTACCCAAATATATTCATGTCTCCCTATATATCCCAGTATACTTCTGattaaatctctctctctctctctctctctctctctctctctctctctcgaacTAAGactaaaactaaaacaaagaaaaggaaCACACATGGAAACTCTAATAAGCCCATACCTCTCTGCTTCTATGATTCTATCTCTCGCACGTACTTATTAAGAGATAGAAAGAGCTAGAGACtttcaatttttcaaaccctccatatCGTTCCAAACCTTGGCCAGCTTATAGACAAAGTAATAATTACTCTTATCAGTATTCACTATTCAGTATATGCATGAATATATAGTTGTAATTATTGTACTATAATATGCTATGCTAGGCATTTATAATAGGCAACCATTAATATCATATGGGACCTCAGAGAATCTCATAAATGTAGGTTACCAGTTAACTAGTAGCTAATTGTGAGAGATAGCTAGAAACTCAAAAGCTAGTAGAAACTAGaaaccagaaagaagaagacatGATCAACTCAATCCTTAATTTTGATACAAAATAAGTACAAAAAAGTAGAAGAACAAGGGCTTGATCAGCTTTTTCTTATTCATGGATAGGGAAGAAAGGGTTGATGAGATTGTGTCATGATCCTTCTTCTTGGCTACTGTCCTTTTACATAATAATACACACACGAAACGAAACTCTCACCAAGAAAAATAATCCATGAATATACAGTCATCTTCAATCAAAAGTGTAAAACATATAAATGGTACGTACCTAAATCATCGATCGAATGCTAGCTAAACCAAACTCAAAACAAAGAGAAGGAAACACATTAAAAACCTGAAAATGCTCGAACCCAAACTCTGCTAACTCCTACATAGCTACTACCTAGCTACATAGTCTTGTGGCATCTTGGTAAGGTGCAGGTGTGATGAGGATCGAGGAGTAGTACTGAATGTTCATCTTGAACTGGAAAAGGCTTCTTCTTAATTGTCTTGTTTTTCTCCAAGGATATCAATATCGTTAGAATGGAGGGCGACCTGTAGCCCAATACGCCGCTTCAGCCGGCAATTGCATGGAATTTAGGAGATTGGGAGGTAAGCCATGGAAGAGAGGCCCATTTGTATTAGCAGCTTCGGCCAAAagttgttgttgctgctgtTGACCAACTGCGGTTGGAGACCCCATAGTCCCTCCCGGCATTGGCATCGAACCCTCGTCCTCCTCCAGTGGAAGCCGCTCGTAGGCGGCGTTGCTAAATGAGGCAGCCATGATCACCACCGGACCAGAAGCCAAAAGAGTTCCAACAACACTGCCTCCTACAACCTGCCCTTGCCCGCCTGCCAGATAAATAGTCAGACCAGTCGCGGCAGGCGGCGCTGGAGGTGGTAGGAAGGACCCAGCTAGTGACAAGATCTCAAATCGGCCGTGTAAAGTCACTACCGAACCCGGGGATGCCGGTTGCCTGAGGGTCACGTTAGTGACAGTCCCCGTGCCGCTCATAATGCAGACGCCTCTCTGCCTCCTGCGAGCAAAGGTGGCAACACTCTCCACAATATCGCACCCATCGGCGACTTCCATGACATGGGTGCGGAGAGCATTAGCACTATCTCGAGTAATGATGATGGGTGGCTTCGGCTTGTTTTTGGACCCGGCTGGCCTGCCTCTCGGTCTTCTTGTCATTTCTGATCCATCCCCGGATACAGTGATGTTCAGCTCTTTGCTGCCTTCATCTCCATTTCCACTgtcgttgttgttgttgttgtcgaTATCTCGCTCTCTTTTGGTTCCCTTGTTCAGGCCGCTGCTTCCGGTTTGCTCGTCTTCTGAGTTTTGCTGCTGGTGGTGAAACTGGTGGtgatgctgctgctgctgttgctgGTGATGGAGCTGAAAATCTCTAGTGTggaaaggaggaggaagagaatgGGCGTCCATAATTCTATGcttttaattgattactcaAATACAAATAACCTAGCTGTGAGAGAAGTGATCAGAACCCAAGAAACTAAGAATAGAAAATTGAGGGGCGGCACTACTGCAAGCTAGATATATAACTCAACCTATCTCAAAAGGTTATACAGAtttcaaaaggaaaagaaagtgGGGAGGAGCAAAAGGGAATAAAGATTAAAACAAAGAGGATGAGTAACTAGTACTTCTGGTTTCTGGGGCTGTGTCTCTCTTTTTGAGCTTTGCTTTCCTGCTTTCCTGACCTTGGTTACTGCAACTAGCTTCATCAGAAAGATGGCGAGAATGAGCAGATTTCTGGTGTCACCCGCCGGATTGGAGCTGAACTTGCCATGTTTCTTAGCCTCAGTACTCTCAATTAGGTTGGGGAAGcttttgtgtgtgtttgtggGGGTGTTGTTGAAGGTTTgggggagaagaagaagaagaagaatagatGAGGAGCTAGGAGACAGGTATGGGAGTCGTCTTGGTCAGTTGGGGTATGTAGAGAGAGGGGGTCGGAGTCGGGTTAGGGTTGGATCGATgagaaatagagagagagagagagagagagagagaggtgaggATGGATATGGATTTGGTTTGGGTGTGACTACTACTGCGTGCTTATGGGCGGTGGAGTGGTCCCCACCTCTTTTCATCTCTCACTTTCAATAAAATGGGTTTGAAATTTTTGAGTTAAAACTTctcagataaaaaaaaaatagagaagcCTAATTTCAGAGTTATTGCCACTATAATCCTTGTCCTCCTAATTAGAAAGTACTCTTTCAATCTATTACAAACTGGTCGtatcaaacaaaaataatcAATTAGAAATAACTAGGGCGGAGTTAAGGTGGAGCTATATAGTATGTACGTACAATTGCATGTTGtctatatttgtataaatactTTTATATATACCTTTTCACCTCTAcgaatttgtttttgttgagcTACGAGTACAGAGCTCAACAACATTGAAATGTTTGTGTCGTCCTTTctaaaattaatcaaaaccTTTTAGTTGCAAATTAGTAAACTTACTAATTAACTGAATTGAATTACCAAAATTACAAACCATTAGATGGTAAAGCTTCAACATAAAATTAAAACGGAATATGGAAAAACATTGAAAAGTAGAATACAATTGGCCAACTTCAACTTTAGTTACATACATATTATTACTAGTATCATAAAACCTTATGGAATCAAATATGGAGCTGGCACATAAAAATTGGACTAGATCGACTCTCCTATATATTACATGGCCCACATGCAAATTCTATCTTTATCTCTCAAACGCATAAAAACCTTAATGTTGGGTCTATTGTCCAGTAGCTTTTGTAACATACCACGTGTCCGCACCCCCACTATTTCCGTCTCTATTTTCTTCAACGTTATTTTCATATGTTTAATTACAACTAGTTTCGTATCCGTACGATCTATTGTGTTTTTATGACACGAGTTTGCTTAACTTTGCTCAAGTGTTTGCGTAATTCTATTTACCCTGAATAATTTTGACATAATAGAATTTCTTtagaaaaaattattttttatcatcataactctaattgtttttttgtgaGCCGTAACAAATGGATAAATCTAGAAGTTCACAATTTAGTAAATGTATGGTTGCTcgctttatagtagtagagatgtcgtaaagaataaaaaaaaagtttacaaaactaaaataaagagaaaaatagtTTAGCATTTGGTAGGATTGCTTGGCAAATAATTTGGAAAAAAGGTGCACTAGATTGATATTTAGAATCTTAAAATGTCTCTCTTTTAGTACAAGACGTTAATttagaaattaattaatacaaaatGTGATTTCATTTGGTCATACGCGAttcatttcaatttctttGTGTTCAGTGTGTATTTACTTTtacgttttttttattttgagaatGGTGTTTACGTACTCTTAAACCCTTTGTGTACTTCTAATGATAAATATGTACGTATTCTAAATATCTAATGAAGTATTAGTAACTAAGAAACTTCATAAAGATTTATGATGCGTTTTGAGTTATCCTCAATTTGGTACTTGATGAGTACCTTTCGTGTACCTTTTGGTAAGATCCTAATGATTTTTATTGGCCTGGGTGTATAGTTCCATTTGGCTTAGGGTAATGTTAATTATAACAAAAGTTTACtaaacaataaaacaatcaaatataaaGAGTTCTTACATGGATACGTGTTTTCTCCATAACTTACATGTTTGTTGATGATACGGGGTtttataagaaaagaataattGAATGAGATGCTCAGTCGTTATCGTCGAACATCTCGATCGATCTGTGAATGCAAAGATAAAGGGCACTAGCAGTAGTTAGCCTAACTAATAAGTAACGAAGTACATAAGAATGATGTATAACTCGCACCAGCATCtaaggaaaatgaaaattgGCCAGACAAGTTTGATTAACAAGATCGATGGCCCCCATCTTTCATTTCATTCATTCGCAGACGTTTTCATTGGTGCAGAAGAGGAGTTCAGCAAAACACAATCATATTCATAAACAAACAAGGCCTAACACTGAGAAAGTCTAACACTGAGAAAGTAACTTTACATGCACTACCATCGATCATAACAATGTTAGTTGTTGAGGAGTGACAGACTGACAGAAGAAAGCTAATCAGAATGACTACGCCCGGACAAACATATGATTAGTCATCCTATATAGTTAGAACACCCAAACCAAACACCCTTCATATAGTCTAACATGAATTCAAATACAATTTTATTATGCAATATAGGTTATCAAGTGATCTTCGTTTGTTTACAATGAAATATCCGTATAGTACTACAAGTCAGTGTGAAGATTCAAGATTTCATTTAGAAACGTAGTTTTGACATCAACACATACAATATCAACAGAAACATGCCGGAAAATCTGATGTTGTGTAGCTACTAAGAGAGTGAGCAATGGATTGGAGAGTCTTGGGGCACATTCAATCAGATACATGACATAAAATATACATAATTCATTAACATGTTCTCATTGTAGTTTGTCTAGCTAAGTAGCAAGTGATGTACGCAATATGTTATAGATGTGTATAATTAAACAACAGGATCAAACAAATTCTGATCGAAGTACATATCTAAGCCTTGTATACACGATCTGTTTTGGGAAAACAAGCATTTGAGAGCTGGCTAGCTATATATAGTTGCATACGATTAATGATGATGGATGGTGAAGGAGAAGAGGCATGTATGCATGTGTAAGTGAATAGTAGGCACTAGAAAAGGCCAGAAAAGACAAACTAGAGAGCGACAGGTTGTGTTTGTAAGGTAAAGGGGTTGGTGGGGGGAAGCTAGCAGGCATGGCTTGACCGCATGATAGATTTGATACTCCAGCTAACCCTAGCGTGGGAGTGAGAGCTAAAGACGCGTGGGTGGCGCTGACAATCTCTCTCTTACAGACAAGGAAAGCGCCACTGCACGAGCGCCGGAGAGTTTGCTGCAACCAAAACAAACTAACCCAGCAATAACCAAACTCGATCTTCGATCTCAACATTAACcacgtctctctctctctctcaacacaCAAAATCAAAAGGACGTGCCAACATACAAATCAAAGAGCAAAGAGACTCTGAGACTGTATATGTTGCTCTGGGAATTCAGTACTGAGTACAAGTGCTAGCTACTGTGATCTGCTTCTTCTTTCCTTCACTTGTTCGATCTGCTCGATCTCTCGCATGCACCCGTGGGATGCAAACCCATGTAACGAAAGATGCTCTTTGTCGGTCTCTCCTCCCATCTGTGGTGccccacctcctcctcctccttaatTTTCTGTAGCTCAAGCTCATTTCTTCAACCTCAGACTCTAAAACCCCATCGATTTTTGTAAAAATGAATTACCATTCAACACTATATATGTGAGTTGAACTGTATGTCCACGTTAGCTCGTCTATTACACTCAAACTCTAgctcaaacaaaacaaaacaaaacaacgcTAATTTTGGATAAGTCTGGAAGACTATCTCAGGCAAGTAATCGACGAGAGGTATGAAAAACTGGACAAGTGAAGTAATTTTGGTTAATACCGATTTGAGCCGATTTTTCTCAAGTAAATTCGAGTTATTTCAACAGAAAAACAGAATCCTTTATTTTTATAAGGTGGTTATCATGGGACCAATGAAGGATAATAGGACAAGCAGATTGGCTGGTTGCTAACATTAGTTGTGAATTGTTTATAGACTCTTGTTTACAGGTAATTCATGTCATATTGTCTATCAATCTGCCGCACATTTGGCTCGTTACAACGTTTTCTCTTCACGATAGTCAATTAGTGATCTGTTCAGTATCCTTCCGTAGCCGTTTTAAGGTTGCTTTGCTTAGACACTTACCATAGTTTGTGCGTCAATGCCTTGATGGCCAACGCATCACATCACGTCAATCTAACTAACCTTCCTTTCTTTTCAACTCATTTCTCTCTTCTAATCGATTTTTTCTGGCTCGACTAAATGGGATAGCCGAGCCATTTCCTTTTATGCGGGCaaaaccaataaaaaaaagaaactctTAACAGCTTCAAGTTGCTGCCAAATTATCACATATATACAAGTTTCACAGATAATCCAAAACATAAACGAATCTTCTTCGATCTCCTATTTTATAccaattatatcaaatggactCTTTAAGGATAACAACGAGGTTGGCGGGCAACCAACGGTCATATGTATAGGACGTCATGCGGAGCACATATGTGATGATCGAAATTGACATGATCCATGGTATGAACATCGTCCTTTGATTTTCAAATTTAGGGTTTTGACAATTATtgaaacctaataagactATAAGAGTATATAGGAACACGTTGATCATTAATGTAATTTCAAATTCTAACAAAGTCGTCTTATACGCGTATATTGTTGGTACCAACTAATTAATCATTGATATACCTGCGTTGGACGTAAAAATGAAAGAGTGAAATGTTGTGATGGTATTGCATGATAACATAGATCgatcaaaaattcaaatacattacCTCTGTTGTAGCAAACGCTGGACCTCCATTAAAGATTAATTTATATTACACGAAGGTTTTGATCCACTAATGTTACAATATTGTTATGTAAATAGAGCTTGGAAGACGTACGCGTACAGTTTTCATCTTGAACAGGTGATCTGCAGCTTAATTTTATGAATCATGAATTGAATTACTCTATTTTACTCGTTTGGAAGAAGATAAACGAACAATTACAACTGTCTCTTAAAAACAACGAACAATTAAAACGTACAGTGATCCTCCTTATTCCTTAATCGGTTAGCTAAGAGGACCACCTTGACTGACCTTGGTCTGGATTAATTCTACATGTTCCCACAATCCCACAGGTTTAACGTACCTTAGTCAAATGATCATCGtgtcatatatattttggacATCGCGATCAATGAGAAGCTTACTAGCTATATATCTACGACCAGTCGACCACCACTCTAGATCATCAGGTTTGattaaattttgatttattgCTAAAAGGTAATATTCATGCACTACACCCACAATACGTTTAAGTGACGATACTTCCCGTCGCATAAAGTAGATATAGTGGGCTTAAAGCGACGACCTCTCCGTCGCTTAAAATCCGTCCCTCCAGGTCTGAAGCGACGACAAGATCAAAGTTCGTCGCTTTATCCAGACACATGCGATGACATTAGTGTTCGTCGCATAATATATCTCCCGACCAACATATCTACCTTAGGTGACGACATTTCCTGTCGCCAAATTTTAGGCCTCAAGAGCTTTGCCTTATTTAGGCGACGACCCTGCGTCGGTAGAATGTTAGACGACAACCATTTACTGTCGTCGCTTAGGATTGAAGCGATGATGAACAACATCTCTGTCGCTTAAAGTccatttagaaaaaaaataagaatcaaTTGTTGTGTGCCCAGTATTCATTCCACATAAACCTGCCTATTTCACACAACCAATGGACCAAACATGCAATTTAcacataacaaaaaaaaaagccatTTCACAAGAAAGTAGAACCATTCCATAAATTTCAACACATTTGTTCAATGCAAAACTAGCAACTATGCAAAATATgtactttcacaaaataacAACCGTATCCAAGTGTTTTGCTACCAAAAGCCATTAACACCTTAAACACAACAGCCTAGAACCTATGAACTACTACCTACTGGACGTTGCACTTGTGTAGCCAGGAAAGCTACCTCCAAGAGCGCTAAACGCGCTTCAAATGATGCACGATCAGCTTATTCTTTGGTAGCCTGCGACTCCTCCCTTGCAATCCTCAACTC containing:
- the LOC126793370 gene encoding AT-hook motif nuclear-localized protein 26 gives rise to the protein MDAHSLPPPFHTRDFQLHHQQQQQQHHHQFHHQQQNSEDEQTGSSGLNKGTKRERDIDNNNNNDSGNGDEGSKELNITVSGDGSEMTRRPRGRPAGSKNKPKPPIIITRDSANALRTHVMEVADGCDIVESVATFARRRQRGVCIMSGTGTVTNVTLRQPASPGSVVTLHGRFEILSLAGSFLPPPAPPAATGLTIYLAGGQGQVVGGSVVGTLLASGPVVIMAASFSNAAYERLPLEEDEGSMPMPGGTMGSPTAVGQQQQQQLLAEAANTNGPLFHGLPPNLLNSMQLPAEAAYWATGRPPF